AGTAACGGTTGAAGTGATTACGGACGTCGTAAAAATCATCACGATGGAAATGCCCAAAACAATCAAAAGAAGGATCTTGGTTTCAAGCGTAACGTTTTTCCACTTTGGGATTTCCATGAAATCACCCTTTTTTTCGGGACAATGCCGGGATGCAAAGTAAGACAAAATATGTTTACATTGTATATATAATTTAACATAAAATAATCTAAAGACTATTTTATTACACTTTCAAAAATCGATGTGCTATTGCATCAACACATCTTCAATTGATTTAGATGATTATTTTGACTCAATCAATTTTCTTGTAAGTAAGTTGAGGCTTTGTCACAAGAGATTTTATGTGCAACGCCTTCTGCGGCGAAACCTATAAATACATTGTTTTTAATTGTACATTAATGTACAAAAATGAACATTAAGTTGTGGTTATTATGAAGCAATATTTGCAGAAAATTACAAACAATGAGTCTCTTTCGGAGGATGAGGCTTACAAAGCGATGCAGTGTATTTTCACAGAAGCTTCTGATGCTCAGATAGGAGCGTTCCTTGCAGCTTTAAATGTCAAAGGTATAACTGCGGAAGAACTTACAGGATTTGCAAGAGCAATGCTTGGCAATGCCAATGTCATCCATCCTGAAGTAAACGGTTATCTTGTGGACACCTGTGGCAGTGGCGGAGATAGGCATAACACAATTAATATTTCCACAGCTGCAGCAATTGTAACGGCAGCTGCCGGTATTCCGGTTGCAAAGCACGGAAACCGCTCAGTTACTTCACTTTCGGGTAGTGCTGATGTGCTTGAAGCACTGGGTGTAAAAGTTGATTGCACACCTGAAGACGTTTGCTCAACAATAGAAAACATAGATATTGGCTTCATGTTTGCTCCCATGTTTCATCCTGCAATGAAAAGGGTGGGTGGTGTGCGTAAGGATCTTGGGGTAAAAACCGTCTTCAATCTTCTGGGTCCTATAGTTAATCCAACTGAAGCACCTGCTCAGGTTGTCGGTGTCTATGACAGGAAATATTGCAAACCTGTGGCAGAGGCATTGAGACGGCTGGGTAAATCGCGAGCCCTTGTAGTAAATGGAGATGGAATGGATGAAATTTCAACTCTCTCTGAGACATGTGTTGTTGAACTGAAAGATGATGTCGTATCATCATACATAATCACTCCTGAAGATCTTGGTATTCCAAGAGCAACAGCAAATGACATTGTCGGTGGTACTCCTGAAGAAAATGCAGACGATATAATGCGCATCCTGAATGGTGAAAAAGGGCCAAAAAGGGATATTGTTGTTGCAAATGCTGCCGCTTCGATTTATCTTGGCAGGAATGACATCTCAATGCGTGAAGCGGTAACAATTGCTGAAGAAGCTATCGACAGTGGAAAAGCACTGGAAAAGCTTGAACAGCTTATTGATCTTACAAACAAGGAGGCCTAATCTTCATGCACCCTGAAATCAGGGTCAAGATTTGTGGCATGAGGTATGCCGAGGATGTAGAGATTGCAGTAGCCTGCGGTGCAGATTCGGTAGGATTTATTACTGAAGTTCCGGTGAATACCCCAAGGAATCTCGATATACTACGTGCTTCTGAACTAATCGGCCTGGTTCCTGAGTCAATATAGTCTGTGATTGTAATGATGCCATCTTCAACAGAACATGCACTTGGTATGATAGAGACTGCAATGCCGGATTGTGTTCAGGTTCATTCGACTGTGGAAGCAACAATACTTCACAGCATTCGCAGTTACTCAGATGTGCAGCTGCATCAGGTATTCCCGCTTCCGGAACAGGCAACTATGGACCACGCAGTGGATATTATTAATAAAGTGAATTTGCTGATTGACGCAGATCTCGTAGACGGGATTGTTCTTGATACCGGTTCAGCAAATGGCGGTGGGAGTGGCAAGGTGCATGACTGGAATATAAGTCGGGAAATTGTTGGTGAACTGGATTTGCCTGTAATAGTTGCAGGTGGTTTAACTCCTGAAAATGTTGCATCCTGCGTGGAACAGATATCTCCATATGGTGTTGACGTGTCTTCAGGCGTTGAAAAAGATGGGCATAAAGACGAATCATTAGTATGCGAATTTATTGAAAATGCAAGGTGTAGTTTATGTTGAATTTAGATTTCAGCAGGGATGAATTCATCGATCTTATTCGGGGTCAGTCCGGGCCATGCATGGTCCAGCTTATGGCTGAGATTCCTGCGAATTGTACTCCTCTGCAACTTTACAGCCTGATACATGACAACCCATTTACCTACCTCCTTGAATCTGTGGAAAAAGAGAGCAGACACGCACGTTTTTCCTTCATTGGTGCAAATCCCGAATTTGTACTTTCCGTTTCTGGGAAGAGTGTATCAATTGATTATCCATACAGGAACGCTTTTGTGACAGAATCAGTTGAAGGTCTCAAGAATGTGTGCGAGTCCTATAATGAAAAGGAAAAGAGTTTCACAGGAACAATAAAAAATAGCTTTAATCCCCTTGATGCAATTCGCTCTTCATTTGTAACATCACGTAACATTCCTCTCCTGAATGAGAAAGGATTTGGTAAACAGACTTTCCTTGGAGGTGCAATTGGCTATCTTGGTTATGATTTGATCTATGAGTGCCTGCTTGATCAGTCAATGCCTTTTGATTCGAAAATGCCGGATGCACGCCTGATGTTTTGTCAGGAAACGTTCCTTTTTGATCACATGGAAGACAAAATATATCTTGTTTTTTCACCATTCATGCGGTCCGAAGATGACCCTGCTGAAATATATGATGGCATTCTTGCAAGAGCATCGGAAATGCAGGATGTTCTGACCAAAGCTTCAGATATTCAGTTGCAACCTATAGGTGAAGATTCGAATGCAAAACTGGTTGGTTGCAGTATGGATCAGGAACTGTTTGAAGATGCGGTACGTAAATCAAAGGAGCATGTGTTTGACGGGGATATTTTTCAGGTTGTAATATCCCGAAAATGTGAAGTCGCTTCAGAGGACTCTTCCTTCCAGCTGTACAGGAAACTCAGGGATATCAATCCCAGTCCGTACATGTATATCCTCGATCTTGACGATGTAGGAATAATAGGTGCAAGCCCTGAAACTCTCATGAGTATTCACAAGAGGCAGGTTTCCACAAATCCCATTGCAGGAACCTGTAAGAGGGGGCAGAACGAGGAAGAAGATCTTTCCTGTGCTTCTGCTATGTTAAACGATGAAAAAGAAAAAGCAGAACATATCATGCTGGTAGATCTTTCTCGAAATGATGTAAGAAGAGTTGCAAAGGGTGGCACTGTAGAAGTCGAGGATTTCATGAAAGTTGTCCGATATTCCCATGTCCAGCATATTGAAAGCACGGTTGTGGGCGATCTCAGGCCTGAATGTGACCAGTTTGATGCATTTGTTGCCTTGATGCCTGCAGGAACCCTTTCCGGAGCTCCAAAGGTCCGTGCCATGGAAATAATTCGTGATATTGAAAGTGCACCAAGAGGCGCTTATGGAGGTGGAGTGGGCTATTTCTCATGGAATGGTGATCTGGATTTTGCAATTACTATAAGGACAATTGTGAAACAGGGAAATAAACTTAGTATACAGGCAGGGGCAGGAATAGTTGCTGATTCAGATCCTGCATCAGAGTACAGGGAAACCGAAAACAAAATGGCAGCCATGCTCAGGGCGGTAGGTGTAACTGATGGGAATTAATGTAGTTTTTATCGATAATCGTGATTCATTCGTCTGGAACCTTGTGGAT
The DNA window shown above is from Methanohalophilus levihalophilus and carries:
- the trpD gene encoding anthranilate phosphoribosyltransferase, which encodes MKQYLQKITNNESLSEDEAYKAMQCIFTEASDAQIGAFLAALNVKGITAEELTGFARAMLGNANVIHPEVNGYLVDTCGSGGDRHNTINISTAAAIVTAAAGIPVAKHGNRSVTSLSGSADVLEALGVKVDCTPEDVCSTIENIDIGFMFAPMFHPAMKRVGGVRKDLGVKTVFNLLGPIVNPTEAPAQVVGVYDRKYCKPVAEALRRLGKSRALVVNGDGMDEISTLSETCVVELKDDVVSSYIITPEDLGIPRATANDIVGGTPEENADDIMRILNGEKGPKRDIVVANAAASIYLGRNDISMREAVTIAEEAIDSGKALEKLEQLIDLTNKEA
- a CDS encoding phosphoribosylanthranilate isomerase, with amino-acid sequence MMPSSTEHALGMIETAMPDCVQVHSTVEATILHSIRSYSDVQLHQVFPLPEQATMDHAVDIINKVNLLIDADLVDGIVLDTGSANGGGSGKVHDWNISREIVGELDLPVIVAGGLTPENVASCVEQISPYGVDVSSGVEKDGHKDESLVCEFIENARCSLC
- the trpE gene encoding anthranilate synthase component I yields the protein MLNLDFSRDEFIDLIRGQSGPCMVQLMAEIPANCTPLQLYSLIHDNPFTYLLESVEKESRHARFSFIGANPEFVLSVSGKSVSIDYPYRNAFVTESVEGLKNVCESYNEKEKSFTGTIKNSFNPLDAIRSSFVTSRNIPLLNEKGFGKQTFLGGAIGYLGYDLIYECLLDQSMPFDSKMPDARLMFCQETFLFDHMEDKIYLVFSPFMRSEDDPAEIYDGILARASEMQDVLTKASDIQLQPIGEDSNAKLVGCSMDQELFEDAVRKSKEHVFDGDIFQVVISRKCEVASEDSSFQLYRKLRDINPSPYMYILDLDDVGIIGASPETLMSIHKRQVSTNPIAGTCKRGQNEEEDLSCASAMLNDEKEKAEHIMLVDLSRNDVRRVAKGGTVEVEDFMKVVRYSHVQHIESTVVGDLRPECDQFDAFVALMPAGTLSGAPKVRAMEIIRDIESAPRGAYGGGVGYFSWNGDLDFAITIRTIVKQGNKLSIQAGAGIVADSDPASEYRETENKMAAMLRAVGVTDGN